In one Sphingobacterium daejeonense genomic region, the following are encoded:
- the scpB gene encoding SMC-Scp complex subunit ScpB — protein MKDIILNIEAIIFASTEGISQKDLREVLQDSLAIEISKVELAEFIGKLKAKYESEDYALALVSINDQLQFLTKPEYHESINQLQVHKERKKLSQSALETLAIIAYRQPITKLEVEQIRGVNCDYSIQRLLDKGLIQIAGKSDSIGKPLLYATSGEFMNHFGLTSTRDLPQLKDIVAEENSIGEIVD, from the coding sequence TTGAAGGATATTATATTAAATATAGAAGCTATCATTTTTGCATCTACAGAAGGTATCAGTCAAAAGGATCTTCGGGAGGTTTTGCAGGATTCGTTGGCCATTGAAATCAGTAAGGTAGAATTGGCTGAGTTTATTGGCAAATTGAAGGCTAAATATGAGTCAGAAGACTATGCCTTAGCATTAGTGTCCATCAATGACCAATTGCAGTTCTTGACAAAGCCTGAGTACCATGAATCTATCAATCAATTGCAGGTTCATAAGGAAAGAAAAAAACTGAGCCAATCAGCATTGGAAACCCTAGCAATCATTGCATATAGGCAACCGATCACGAAATTGGAAGTAGAACAAATCAGAGGTGTAAACTGTGATTATTCGATCCAGAGGCTGTTAGACAAGGGCTTGATACAGATTGCTGGAAAATCAGACAGCATAGGAAAACCATTGCTTTATGCAACAAGTGGTGAATTTATGAATCATTTTGGTTTAACTAGTACAAGGGATCTTCCTCAGCTTAAAGACATTGTTGCTGAAGAGAACAGTATCGGTGAAATAGTTGATTAA
- the mqnC gene encoding cyclic dehypoxanthinyl futalosine synthase, with product MNVNKLLERALNFDFLSKEEGIFLYKEAATADLAYVANELRKIQVPHGKVTWQIDRNVNTTNVCIANCKFCNFFRRPGHEESYITDIETYKQKIEETFRYGGDQLLLQGGHHPDLGLNFYTTLFKQLKELYPTLKLHSLGPPEIAHVAKLEGMSHIEVLTAMKEAGLDSLPGAGAEILNDRVRRLISKGKCGGQEWLDVMRAAHKINLPTSATMMFGHIETIEERFEHLVWIREVQSEKPADAHGFIAFIPWPFQDDGTLLKRLRGITNDVTADEYIRMIALSRIMLPNVKNIQASWLTVGKQTAQICLHSGANDFGSIMIEENVVSAAGAPHRFTSKSIQDAITEAGFEPQLRTQTYQFRELPEQMEEQVINY from the coding sequence ATGAATGTAAACAAACTGTTAGAACGTGCCTTAAATTTTGACTTTCTAAGCAAGGAAGAAGGCATTTTCTTATATAAAGAAGCCGCTACTGCAGACTTAGCTTATGTAGCTAATGAATTGCGTAAAATTCAAGTTCCTCATGGCAAGGTTACTTGGCAGATAGACAGGAATGTCAATACAACGAATGTGTGTATTGCAAATTGTAAATTCTGTAATTTTTTCAGGCGTCCGGGTCATGAAGAAAGTTACATTACGGATATTGAAACCTATAAACAAAAGATAGAAGAAACATTCCGATATGGTGGTGATCAATTGTTGCTACAAGGGGGCCATCATCCAGATTTGGGTCTGAATTTCTATACGACTCTTTTCAAGCAATTGAAGGAGCTCTATCCTACCCTAAAGCTTCATTCACTTGGTCCTCCCGAAATTGCTCACGTTGCAAAATTGGAAGGCATGAGCCATATTGAGGTTTTAACTGCCATGAAAGAAGCGGGGCTTGACTCATTGCCAGGTGCTGGTGCTGAAATCCTTAATGATAGAGTCCGCAGGCTTATTTCTAAAGGTAAATGTGGTGGTCAGGAATGGTTGGATGTCATGCGTGCTGCCCATAAAATAAACCTACCAACATCAGCAACCATGATGTTTGGCCATATAGAAACCATTGAAGAACGTTTTGAGCATTTGGTTTGGATCCGTGAGGTACAAAGCGAGAAACCTGCCGATGCGCATGGCTTTATCGCATTTATTCCTTGGCCATTCCAAGATGATGGAACCCTATTGAAGAGACTCAGAGGAATTACCAATGATGTAACGGCGGATGAATATATTCGCATGATCGCATTGAGCAGGATTATGCTTCCTAATGTCAAAAATATTCAAGCGTCTTGGTTAACCGTTGGAAAGCAAACAGCGCAAATCTGTTTGCATTCCGGAGCAAATGATTTTGGATCCATCATGATTGAAGAAAATGTAGTATCGGCAGCTGGTGCACCGCATAGATTTACTTCAAAATCAATCCAAGATGCGATTACAGAAGCAGGATTTGAACCTCAGTTAAGAACTCAAACCTACCAATTCAGGGAATTGCCAGAACAAATGGAAGAGCAGGTGATAAATTATTAA
- a CDS encoding nuclear transport factor 2 family protein — translation MKLITPKDCDNAPKRRIIRDLNIAFANADIQSLKEFFHPEIEWEMIGDKTISGFDGVIKFLENIKDSKATALEIKQIINHGKHAAASGILSFKTENIAFHDFYEFTSAGSDKIKKISSMAISLK, via the coding sequence ATGAAACTAATCACTCCAAAGGATTGCGACAATGCTCCAAAACGAAGAATAATTAGGGATCTGAATATCGCATTTGCTAATGCAGATATTCAAAGCCTCAAAGAATTCTTCCACCCAGAAATAGAATGGGAAATGATTGGTGATAAAACAATCAGCGGATTCGATGGAGTGATTAAGTTTTTAGAAAATATTAAGGACTCAAAAGCCACAGCTCTAGAAATTAAACAAATCATAAACCACGGAAAACACGCAGCAGCAAGTGGAATATTGTCTTTCAAAACTGAAAATATAGCCTTCCATGATTTTTATGAGTTCACTTCTGCTGGTTCAGATAAAATAAAGAAAATCAGCAGCATGGCTATTTCTTTAAAATAA
- a CDS encoding dihydrofolate reductase family protein: MRKLIVQEFVSADGFAADRDKTTSFFDGTKMHVGKEIDLYQVEFIKTIDTILLGKNTYEMFLEFWPNADPNEEPVADPLNSTNKLVVSTSLKEVSWGKWNNAAIINQNIIDSIRELKSKPGKNIVVWRSLTLAKSLFKAKLVDELHVLVCPVAIGKGYHFISEEEELMKLKLLASKTFTSSVVSSVYQVI, translated from the coding sequence ATGAGAAAACTAATCGTACAGGAATTTGTATCAGCAGATGGATTTGCTGCAGATCGAGACAAAACCACCAGCTTTTTTGATGGCACCAAAATGCATGTCGGAAAAGAAATCGATTTATACCAAGTTGAATTTATCAAAACAATTGATACCATTTTACTAGGTAAAAATACATACGAAATGTTTCTTGAATTTTGGCCAAATGCAGACCCAAATGAAGAACCTGTCGCAGATCCTCTAAATAGCACCAACAAACTTGTGGTCTCAACATCACTTAAAGAGGTAAGTTGGGGCAAGTGGAATAATGCTGCTATTATAAACCAAAATATCATTGATTCTATTAGGGAGTTGAAATCTAAACCAGGAAAAAACATAGTCGTTTGGCGAAGTCTGACTCTTGCAAAATCGCTATTTAAGGCCAAATTGGTGGATGAGTTACATGTATTGGTTTGCCCAGTAGCAATAGGAAAAGGCTACCATTTCATCTCTGAAGAGGAAGAATTAATGAAACTTAAATTATTAGCTAGCAAAACATTTACCTCATCTGTTGTAAGTTCTGTATATCAAGTAATCTAA
- a CDS encoding SRPBCC family protein has product MSQDIIHIERTYPISTAELWQAMTDKQKLKDWFFDIPNFSTEVGAEFEFAKIQNSHSQFHHCRVLEVKPEELFRFTWKNPKQSNGNSIITWRFIPRRGATTLHLTHEGLEHFRNAGEQYTQERFESGWERILGDSLPKFIEKL; this is encoded by the coding sequence ATGAGCCAAGACATTATCCATATTGAGCGTACATATCCAATTTCTACTGCCGAATTATGGCAAGCAATGACTGATAAACAAAAATTAAAAGATTGGTTTTTCGATATTCCTAATTTCAGTACAGAGGTAGGTGCTGAATTTGAATTTGCTAAAATTCAAAATTCTCACAGTCAATTCCATCATTGCCGTGTATTGGAGGTTAAACCTGAAGAACTTTTTCGCTTTACATGGAAAAATCCTAAACAGTCCAATGGGAATTCCATCATTACATGGCGATTTATTCCTAGGCGCGGGGCAACGACCTTACATCTGACGCATGAAGGATTAGAACATTTTAGAAATGCTGGTGAACAATATACACAAGAGCGTTTCGAATCAGGTTGGGAAAGAATTCTGGGCGATTCACTGCCCAAGTTTATTGAAAAATTGTAA
- a CDS encoding serine hydrolase domain-containing protein, which produces MDYEGLIPVNQKDQLSDLDVLKIIEPLDSVYFQPGSKWRYSNTGYCLLALIIEKVSGKNYSNYVNEKIFSVFGMRNSLVYNPEDKISNRAFGYHLQNDKFRFADQSLTSATKGDGGVYTSAGRISFMECQILPSVGVQIFIFHLFQE; this is translated from the coding sequence TTGGATTACGAAGGGCTTATTCCTGTGAACCAAAAGGATCAATTATCTGATCTGGATGTCTTGAAAATAATTGAACCTTTGGATAGTGTTTATTTTCAACCCGGTAGTAAATGGCGTTATAGCAATACGGGCTATTGCCTGTTAGCGTTGATTATAGAAAAGGTTTCCGGTAAAAATTATAGCAACTATGTAAATGAAAAAATTTTCAGTGTATTTGGAATGCGCAATTCTTTGGTTTATAATCCTGAAGACAAGATCAGCAATAGGGCATTTGGATATCATTTGCAAAATGATAAATTTAGATTTGCTGATCAAAGTTTGACAAGTGCTACGAAAGGAGATGGAGGAGTTTATACATCAGCGGGAAGAATATCTTTTATGGAATGCCAAATACTTCCAAGCGTTGGGGTCCAAATTTTCATTTTCCATCTTTTTCAAGAATAA
- a CDS encoding SRPBCC family protein, with protein sequence MEKKFNYQINDREVIITRPFEAAHTNVWEAFTDSRILDQWWAPKPWNCHTKSQEFKVNGRWLYYMEGPNGERHYSYFDYKSIDPQNSFSGLDGFCDENGNSTEDQPSSEWKITFSSDKGICTMKASCQYPDEETMKTFLDMGFLEGFETGLNQLEELLKR encoded by the coding sequence ATGGAAAAGAAATTTAATTATCAGATCAACGACAGAGAAGTCATCATCACGCGACCATTCGAAGCCGCTCACACGAATGTGTGGGAAGCCTTCACAGACAGCAGGATTCTTGATCAATGGTGGGCTCCGAAACCATGGAATTGCCATACTAAAAGTCAAGAATTCAAAGTAAATGGCCGATGGCTATATTATATGGAAGGACCAAATGGCGAAAGGCACTACTCCTATTTTGATTACAAATCCATTGATCCGCAAAACTCCTTTTCAGGACTTGATGGATTCTGTGATGAAAACGGAAACTCAACCGAGGACCAACCAAGTTCTGAATGGAAAATCACCTTCAGCTCTGACAAGGGAATCTGTACAATGAAAGCTAGCTGCCAATACCCGGATGAGGAAACAATGAAAACATTCCTCGACATGGGATTTCTAGAAGGTTTCGAAACAGGCCTTAACCAACTCGAAGAGTTATTAAAAAGATAA
- a CDS encoding FAD-binding oxidoreductase — translation MKSFAILKKETNCLLPNQRKLEKDYEKVFHNDQFITDFSWAGTFGETKDGLPYIGTHADFKRSYFVLGFGGNGITFSVTGMDMVSDWLAGKSNPLTPYFAFGR, via the coding sequence ATGAAGAGTTTCGCGATCCTGAAAAAAGAGACGAACTGCTTACTGCCAAATCAAAGAAAATTAGAAAAAGATTATGAAAAAGTATTCCATAATGATCAATTTATCACTGATTTCTCATGGGCAGGTACTTTTGGTGAAACCAAGGATGGCCTTCCTTATATAGGTACTCATGCTGATTTTAAAAGATCATACTTTGTTCTTGGATTTGGTGGAAACGGCATAACTTTCTCAGTAACCGGAATGGATATGGTCTCCGATTGGTTGGCCGGAAAATCAAATCCATTAACTCCTTATTTTGCATTTGGCAGATAA
- a CDS encoding DUF6157 family protein has product MKQHTTNYFNTLITVAEDCKALKGEMPPVKIDKLTVANLQFDRLIKHPNKINSDDLIFDVFAERNEILEDDIESERTKFYSKGQACLRTSPLAKTYGWGIYYDQEGKIRLIDSASEEYEKMLKDDKIKKLPAMRSSKK; this is encoded by the coding sequence ATGAAACAACATACTACAAACTATTTCAACACATTGATCACGGTTGCCGAAGACTGTAAAGCTTTGAAAGGCGAAATGCCACCAGTTAAAATCGATAAACTAACTGTAGCCAACCTCCAATTTGACCGTCTGATAAAACATCCTAATAAAATTAATTCCGATGACCTAATATTCGATGTCTTCGCAGAAAGAAATGAAATCCTTGAAGATGATATCGAATCAGAAAGAACAAAATTCTATTCCAAAGGTCAAGCATGCCTGCGAACCTCTCCCCTCGCCAAAACTTATGGATGGGGAATATATTATGACCAAGAAGGTAAAATTAGATTAATTGATAGTGCGTCTGAAGAATATGAAAAAATGTTGAAGGACGACAAAATCAAGAAATTACCAGCAATGAGGTCATCCAAAAAATAA
- a CDS encoding VOC family protein, producing MPIFESKDQLDHAWNKLLDGGQILMPLDKYPFSEHYGFIADKYGFCWQLYYGEVDNTNGQAVIPTFMFCDKQQGNCKDALKFYADLFPDFQEQGALEYPDGDMKGQMMHAQFIANGVTLAAMDSGVPQNFNFNEANSLTITCKNQEEIDYYWNKITADGSESQCGWCKDKFGISWQIVPKDISKLLKSTEANQELMKMKKIIIADLAQA from the coding sequence ATGCCAATATTCGAAAGCAAGGATCAATTGGATCATGCATGGAACAAGCTCTTAGATGGCGGGCAAATACTAATGCCACTTGATAAATATCCATTTTCCGAACATTATGGATTTATCGCTGATAAATATGGATTTTGTTGGCAGTTGTATTATGGTGAGGTAGACAATACGAATGGCCAAGCTGTTATCCCTACATTTATGTTCTGTGATAAACAACAGGGAAACTGTAAAGATGCCCTCAAGTTTTATGCGGACCTATTCCCTGATTTTCAAGAACAGGGAGCGTTGGAATATCCCGATGGTGATATGAAAGGCCAGATGATGCACGCACAATTTATAGCCAATGGGGTTACATTGGCAGCAATGGATTCTGGAGTGCCTCAAAATTTCAACTTCAATGAAGCAAATTCGTTGACCATTACCTGCAAAAATCAAGAAGAAATTGATTATTATTGGAACAAGATCACGGCTGATGGCTCAGAAAGCCAATGTGGGTGGTGTAAAGATAAATTCGGAATTAGCTGGCAAATTGTTCCGAAAGACATTTCAAAACTATTGAAATCGACAGAAGCTAATCAAGAGCTTATGAAAATGAAAAAAATCATAATAGCTGACCTAGCCCAAGCGTAA
- a CDS encoding NAD(P)/FAD-dependent oxidoreductase has product MDLKSNEPFWLVKNGILNSYPSLREDKECDVLIVGAGITGSLIAHQCIKDGYKTILIDKREIVNGSSSATTSMLQYEIDTPLYELEEMIGKEPAIMSYKACSDSIDKLGKIAKEIKSKAGFKKKTSLYYASRKKDVTWLEKEFNARKEAGFKVKWLKEAEIEKTFKIQDSHGGILSDQGGSVDAFRLAHELIHYNCEKGLEVFDKTELVKVEEKKGFNLVHLDTKAKIKAKHIIYCVGYESANMIKEKFVDLLSTYAIVSEINKDLYECYNDYLIWNTAEPYLYMRTTDDCRFLIGGEDEEFRDPEKRDELLTAKSKKIRKRL; this is encoded by the coding sequence ATGGATCTTAAATCAAACGAACCATTTTGGTTAGTTAAAAATGGTATACTTAATTCGTATCCGTCACTCCGAGAGGATAAGGAATGTGATGTACTGATCGTTGGAGCTGGAATCACAGGAAGCTTAATTGCACATCAATGTATCAAGGATGGTTACAAGACTATTTTAATAGATAAAAGGGAGATCGTGAATGGAAGTTCGTCAGCAACTACGTCCATGCTCCAATATGAAATTGACACCCCGCTTTATGAGCTGGAAGAAATGATTGGTAAAGAACCTGCTATCATGAGTTATAAGGCTTGTTCGGATTCTATAGACAAGCTAGGGAAAATTGCTAAAGAAATAAAATCAAAAGCCGGGTTCAAGAAAAAGACTTCACTTTATTATGCATCTCGAAAAAAAGATGTGACCTGGCTCGAAAAAGAATTTAATGCACGCAAAGAAGCCGGCTTTAAAGTAAAATGGCTAAAAGAAGCTGAAATTGAAAAAACATTCAAAATCCAAGATTCTCATGGCGGCATTCTTTCGGATCAAGGTGGGAGTGTTGATGCCTTCAGATTGGCTCATGAACTGATCCACTATAATTGCGAAAAAGGTCTGGAAGTTTTTGATAAAACTGAATTAGTGAAAGTTGAAGAGAAAAAAGGATTTAATCTAGTCCATTTAGATACGAAAGCCAAAATAAAAGCCAAACATATCATCTATTGTGTAGGCTATGAGAGTGCCAATATGATCAAAGAGAAGTTTGTAGATTTATTGAGCACCTATGCTATCGTATCTGAAATCAATAAAGACCTGTATGAATGTTATAATGATTATTTAATCTGGAATACGGCTGAGCCTTATTTATACATGCGTACGACAGATGATTGCAGGTTTTTGATAGGAGGGGAAGATGAAGAGTTTCGCGATCCTGAAAAAAGAGACGAACTGCTTACTGCCAAATCAAAGAAAATTAGAAAAAGATTATGA
- a CDS encoding VOC family protein produces MSNKIIPSLWFDNNAKEAFDFYTDVFPNSSITKDSPIVVEANIMGMDFIGINGGPIFSAKCDHIIHANIRKQGSIGSCMEQALRWRANTNAT; encoded by the coding sequence ATGTCAAATAAAATAATACCATCACTTTGGTTTGATAATAATGCCAAAGAGGCTTTCGATTTTTATACGGATGTTTTTCCAAATAGTTCCATTACGAAGGACAGTCCAATTGTCGTTGAGGCAAACATCATGGGAATGGATTTTATTGGCATCAATGGAGGTCCCATTTTTTCAGCCAAATGCGACCATATCATACATGCCAATATTCGAAAGCAAGGATCAATTGGATCATGCATGGAACAAGCTCTTAGATGGCGGGCAAATACTAATGCCACTTGA
- the dctA gene encoding C4-dicarboxylate transporter DctA, with protein sequence MKKIFSSLYVQVILGIIIGILCGVFYPDFAVKLKPLGDGFIKLIKMIIAPLIFSSIVIGIAGMQDIKKVGKIGLSSLIYFEIMTTVALIIGLLFVNIIQPGTGMNVDPATLDPTAVSHYIQEAEDHKSVMDFILSIIPNNVIAAVASDNLLQVLLFAVLFGIGLTKIGHKNAEPVINVLQSFLKGLFAVIKMIMYLAPIGAMGAMGFTIGKYGIEALSSLGLLMLSFYGTCIVFIVGIIGAVLYFYVNVNIFKLLKYIKEELLIVLGTSSSESALPGLMQKLEDAGCSKPIVGLVIPTGYSFNLDGTCIYLTMAAVFISQALNMHLSLEQEITLLLVLLLTSKGAAGVTGSGFVTLAATLPVVGHIPVEAVGLILGIDRFMSEARALTNIIGNATATIVVAKYEKGLDEDLLHEKLGNTKAIEA encoded by the coding sequence ATGAAGAAAATTTTTTCCAGTCTGTATGTTCAGGTCATCCTAGGCATTATTATCGGTATTCTATGTGGTGTTTTTTACCCTGATTTCGCAGTTAAGCTGAAACCGTTGGGTGATGGCTTTATTAAATTGATCAAAATGATCATTGCGCCATTGATATTCAGTTCCATCGTTATTGGTATTGCAGGAATGCAGGATATCAAGAAAGTCGGAAAAATAGGGCTCAGCTCCTTGATCTATTTTGAAATCATGACTACGGTTGCTCTGATCATAGGACTTTTGTTTGTCAATATTATTCAACCCGGCACTGGAATGAATGTTGACCCTGCAACATTAGATCCAACAGCAGTTTCCCATTATATCCAAGAAGCTGAAGATCATAAATCTGTAATGGATTTTATCCTGAGCATTATCCCGAACAATGTTATTGCAGCAGTAGCCTCAGATAATTTATTACAGGTACTTCTATTTGCCGTATTGTTCGGCATAGGGCTTACTAAAATTGGTCATAAAAATGCGGAGCCAGTTATTAATGTACTACAATCATTCCTGAAAGGTTTATTTGCTGTCATTAAAATGATCATGTATTTGGCGCCAATTGGAGCAATGGGGGCTATGGGATTTACTATTGGAAAATACGGTATTGAGGCACTTTCTTCATTAGGGTTATTGATGCTTAGTTTCTATGGCACATGTATCGTGTTTATTGTCGGCATTATTGGTGCAGTCCTATACTTCTATGTGAATGTAAACATCTTCAAGTTGCTGAAATATATCAAAGAAGAATTGCTGATCGTGTTAGGTACTTCTTCCTCTGAATCTGCATTACCCGGATTGATGCAAAAATTAGAAGATGCTGGATGTTCAAAACCTATCGTAGGATTGGTTATCCCAACTGGTTATTCCTTCAACTTGGATGGTACTTGTATATACTTGACCATGGCTGCCGTTTTTATTTCTCAAGCCTTGAATATGCATCTTTCGTTAGAACAGGAAATAACCTTGTTGTTAGTCCTATTGTTAACTTCTAAGGGTGCTGCGGGTGTCACAGGGAGCGGATTTGTAACTTTGGCAGCAACACTGCCTGTCGTAGGACATATACCTGTAGAGGCTGTAGGATTGATCCTTGGAATTGATAGATTTATGAGTGAGGCAAGAGCATTGACCAATATCATCGGAAATGCAACTGCTACCATCGTGGTCGCTAAATATGAAAAAGGCCTTGATGAAGACTTGTTGCACGAGAAGCTAGGTAATACAAAAGCTATAGAAGCATAA
- a CDS encoding serine hydrolase, with the protein MKGFLSFFCLFLICSASYAQDNLMIKLDAIIEKHYPNQKDPGIMLQVHDNNEKILYSGSSGMANLETSEPNTSKTNFRMASVSKQFTAFAIWMLVDEYKIDIYNTKLIEFFPNLKGPIAIVIFIIY; encoded by the coding sequence ATGAAAGGTTTCTTATCATTTTTCTGTTTATTTCTGATATGCTCAGCCTCTTATGCTCAGGATAATCTGATGATAAAATTGGATGCAATTATAGAAAAACACTATCCCAACCAAAAAGATCCTGGAATCATGTTGCAAGTACATGATAATAATGAAAAAATTCTTTATTCTGGATCCAGCGGAATGGCCAACCTAGAAACTTCTGAGCCTAATACTTCTAAAACCAATTTTAGAATGGCCTCCGTCAGTAAACAATTTACTGCTTTTGCCATTTGGATGCTGGTAGATGAATATAAGATCGATATTTATAATACGAAGCTGATTGAGTTTTTCCCCAATTTAAAAGGTCCTATTGCAATTGTAATATTTATTATTTATTAA
- a CDS encoding YkvA family protein: MKKTYFKRALLLFNTFKNRKLTNEDLEIAEDKAQHLEGKTGEFNLLISMIKDTFSGKYKMNKWNMSIIIGTIVYVISPIDAIPDIIPVLGWVDDVSIVGFAISKLADEVDRYRKFKKTGVQL; the protein is encoded by the coding sequence ATGAAGAAAACATATTTTAAAAGGGCATTATTGCTATTTAATACTTTTAAAAATAGAAAATTAACAAATGAAGACCTTGAGATTGCTGAAGACAAAGCTCAACATCTTGAAGGCAAAACTGGGGAGTTCAATCTTTTGATTTCTATGATCAAAGATACTTTCTCCGGAAAATACAAAATGAATAAATGGAATATGTCTATTATCATTGGTACTATTGTTTATGTAATATCTCCAATTGATGCTATTCCAGATATCATTCCAGTTCTTGGATGGGTAGATGATGTTTCGATTGTGGGTTTTGCTATTTCGAAACTTGCTGATGAAGTTGATCGATATAGAAAATTCAAGAAAACTGGTGTACAACTGTAA
- a CDS encoding SRPBCC family protein, translated as MKFLKYFLITVLGIVAITLLVAAFLPKDFHAGSEIEINKSKAEVFEYVKLIKNQGNYDNWSRMDPNIVRNYEGTDGTPGFTYTWQSKKVGDGKQVITAVDSANGRIDMDLFFDGSEVANKSFMKVTEINPNISKVEWKVDGKIPYPFNLMGLFFDMNKDFDAGLNHLKEILEK; from the coding sequence ATGAAATTTTTAAAGTATTTTCTAATTACAGTATTAGGAATAGTTGCAATAACCTTATTGGTTGCAGCATTCTTGCCTAAGGATTTTCACGCAGGTAGTGAAATTGAAATCAACAAGTCAAAAGCTGAGGTTTTTGAATATGTAAAACTTATCAAGAATCAAGGTAATTATGACAATTGGTCAAGGATGGATCCCAACATTGTTCGCAATTATGAAGGTACAGATGGAACTCCTGGATTCACTTACACCTGGCAAAGTAAAAAAGTAGGTGATGGAAAACAGGTTATTACTGCTGTTGATTCAGCAAATGGAAGAATTGATATGGATCTGTTCTTCGATGGTTCAGAGGTTGCAAATAAATCATTTATGAAAGTGACTGAAATAAACCCTAATATATCAAAAGTAGAATGGAAAGTAGATGGTAAAATACCTTATCCATTTAACCTTATGGGTCTTTTCTTTGACATGAACAAAGATTTTGATGCCGGACTCAACCATTTAAAAGAAATTTTAGAAAAATAA
- a CDS encoding DUF1697 domain-containing protein, with the protein MNKYILFLRAVNVSGKNIIKMTDLKEKLSSVGFEQIKTYIQSGNICLESKLDPSQVLKQVKSLINKEFGHDIDVFVLTVNEIQQSLDNNPFSKELPPNKVFVTFMDRIPEKNLIEDFKSLKLQPEEFHVTEKLFYFYLPDGMANSKLNNNLIEKKLKVKSTGRNLNTINKILNLIKQ; encoded by the coding sequence ATGAACAAATACATTTTATTTCTACGGGCAGTCAATGTATCCGGAAAGAATATTATTAAAATGACAGACCTCAAAGAAAAGTTGAGTTCCGTAGGTTTTGAACAAATAAAAACTTATATCCAAAGCGGCAATATATGTTTGGAATCTAAATTAGATCCTTCGCAAGTTTTGAAACAGGTCAAAAGCTTAATTAATAAAGAATTTGGTCATGATATAGATGTATTTGTTCTCACTGTAAACGAGATTCAACAATCCCTCGATAATAATCCCTTTTCAAAAGAATTACCACCCAACAAAGTCTTCGTTACATTCATGGATAGAATTCCTGAAAAAAATTTAATAGAAGACTTTAAAAGTTTAAAATTACAACCTGAGGAATTTCACGTTACCGAAAAGCTGTTTTACTTCTATTTGCCTGATGGAATGGCTAATAGCAAATTGAACAACAACCTTATTGAGAAAAAATTAAAGGTAAAATCAACCGGGAGAAACCTAAATACAATCAATAAAATTTTAAATTTGATTAAACAATAA
- a CDS encoding VOC family protein: protein MAKVHAYLNFNGDCNQAFDFYQKVFNSERLGTYFYDDIPAEPNQPPLPEDAKGKVMHTAVKINNETMLMGSDVVEGFGHALTNGNSTYIMLDVESPEEAKQYYDALSEGARVMEMELGETFFAELYSSFQDKFGINWMIHFEGNKKMG, encoded by the coding sequence ATGGCAAAGGTACATGCTTATTTAAACTTCAATGGAGATTGTAACCAAGCTTTTGATTTTTATCAAAAAGTATTCAACTCTGAAAGATTAGGAACATACTTTTACGATGATATTCCTGCAGAACCAAATCAACCACCACTACCTGAAGATGCAAAGGGCAAGGTGATGCACACTGCGGTGAAAATCAACAATGAAACAATGTTGATGGGTTCTGATGTCGTAGAAGGATTTGGACATGCTCTGACTAATGGAAACTCCACTTACATCATGCTTGATGTCGAAAGCCCTGAAGAGGCAAAACAATACTATGATGCCCTGTCTGAAGGTGCTAGAGTGATGGAAATGGAACTGGGAGAAACATTCTTCGCAGAACTATATTCATCTTTCCAAGACAAATTCGGAATCAATTGGATGATTCACTTTGAAGGAAACAAGAAAATGGGATAA